Proteins co-encoded in one Cytophaga hutchinsonii ATCC 33406 genomic window:
- a CDS encoding shikimate dehydrogenase family protein, with translation MKTYGLIGFRLSHSFSKKYFTEKFLKEGIEDCVYENFQLDTVKEFSALLRTDANLKGFNVTIPYKEEIIPFLNDLDAAAKEIGAVNVIKIQEDGTLIGYNSDYYGFKTSLETFIPKEVSHKALVLGTGGAAKAVVTALNHLGIPYQYVSRNKSAQSLSYEELDQNVMQEYTLVVNTSPLGMYPEVDSFPAIPYEFLDSRHYLYDLVYNPEETLFMKKGIARGAHVMNGLPMLIGQAEKAWEIWNSK, from the coding sequence ATGAAGACATACGGTTTAATTGGATTTCGCTTATCACATTCTTTTTCAAAAAAATACTTTACTGAAAAATTTCTAAAGGAAGGAATTGAAGATTGCGTATACGAAAATTTTCAATTAGATACGGTAAAGGAATTTTCAGCACTGCTTCGTACAGACGCCAACCTGAAAGGGTTCAACGTTACCATTCCATATAAAGAAGAAATCATTCCTTTCCTGAATGACCTGGATGCTGCAGCAAAAGAAATCGGTGCGGTTAATGTCATTAAGATTCAGGAAGACGGGACACTGATCGGATACAATTCGGATTATTACGGTTTTAAAACATCACTCGAAACATTTATCCCGAAGGAAGTGTCTCATAAAGCGCTTGTATTAGGTACCGGCGGTGCCGCTAAAGCGGTTGTAACAGCGCTTAATCATTTAGGCATACCATATCAGTACGTTTCACGCAATAAGTCGGCACAAAGCCTCAGCTACGAAGAACTGGATCAAAATGTCATGCAGGAATATACACTTGTAGTGAATACATCCCCATTGGGCATGTATCCGGAGGTTGATTCTTTCCCGGCAATTCCATATGAATTTTTGGATAGCAGGCATTACCTGTACGACCTGGTATATAATCCGGAAGAAACCCTGTTTATGAAAAAAGGAATTGCCCGGGGCGCACACGTGATGAATGGTTTGCCCATGCTGATCGGGCAGGCAGAAAAAGCCTGGGAGATCTGGAACTCAAAGTAA
- a CDS encoding DedA family protein: protein MIEFLKLAADWFLHLDAHLGELVSNYGTLVYLILFLVIFTETGLVVMPFLPGDSLLFAAGMLASLGDLNPWLLIILLIIAAILGDTVNYHIGKYIGPKVFTDAVPTNFFMRLLKKEHLEKAQAFYEKHGGKTIIMARFVPIVRTFAPFVAGVSKMNYSRFITYNIVGGVIWVTGLTLAGYYLAEFEFVRKNFEKVIFAIILISVLPIVVEFFRNKKAA, encoded by the coding sequence ATGATTGAATTCTTAAAACTTGCTGCCGACTGGTTTCTGCATTTGGATGCACATTTAGGCGAATTGGTTTCTAACTACGGTACCTTAGTATATCTGATCCTCTTTCTTGTAATTTTTACAGAAACAGGTTTGGTTGTAATGCCGTTTCTTCCGGGTGATTCGTTACTGTTTGCTGCAGGCATGCTGGCATCTTTAGGCGACCTGAATCCATGGCTGCTAATTATATTACTGATCATTGCAGCGATTCTGGGAGATACGGTAAATTACCACATTGGCAAATATATCGGGCCGAAAGTATTTACCGATGCAGTGCCTACAAACTTTTTCATGCGTTTATTGAAAAAGGAACACCTTGAAAAGGCTCAGGCGTTTTACGAAAAACATGGCGGCAAAACCATTATCATGGCACGCTTTGTTCCCATTGTTCGTACGTTTGCACCCTTCGTTGCCGGGGTGAGCAAGATGAATTATTCCCGCTTTATTACATACAATATTGTAGGAGGCGTCATCTGGGTTACCGGATTAACATTAGCCGGATATTATTTAGCAGAATTTGAATTCGTCAGAAAAAACTTTGAAAAAGTGATTTTTGCAATCATTCTTATTTCTGTACTGCCAATCGTAGTAGAATTCTTCCGGAACAAAAAAGCAGCATAA